The Oncorhynchus tshawytscha isolate Ot180627B linkage group LG08, Otsh_v2.0, whole genome shotgun sequence genome window below encodes:
- the commd5 gene encoding COMM domain-containing protein 5, producing MSSSHAKVAVGASKDSSFLGGRIPSEIEIMAKQLKDLDQEMFRKILKAVVSAIEGKDCREAMKAIAENAALPEERLSYVVAGMYRLLKEALRIPTSSLKQEVFKEDLRELRIPEEFITDFASVVFGNRRTALEAVATQQGPRLPSLKDFRWRVDVAISTSSLARALQPSILMQMKLSDGKAHRFEVPVSKFQELRYNVALILKEMNDLEKRSVLKIQD from the exons ATGTCGTCAAGCCATGCCAAAGTCGCGGTTGGTGCATCCAAAGACTCAAGTTTTTTGGGAGGAAGGATACCATCAGAAATCGAAATCATGGCTAAACAGCTGAAGGATTTAGACCAAGAAATGTTTAGAAAAATATTGAAAG CGGTGGTGAGTGCTATTGAGGGCAAGGACTGCAGAGAAGCAATGAAGGCTATCGCGGAAAATGCTGCCCTCCCTGAAGAACGGTTGAGTTATGTTGTGGCTGGAATGTACAGACTCCTAAAAGAGGCATTACGTATCCCCACATCATCGTTAAAACAAGAG GTCTTCAAAGAAGATCTACGGGAACTAAG GATACCTGAGGAATTCATCACAGACTTTGCAAGTGTGGTGTTTGGCAATCG ACGAACAGCACTGGAGGCAGTGGCTACACAGCAGGGGCCTCGATTACCCTCCCTGAAGGATTTTAGATGGAGAGTGGATGTGGCCATATCAACAAG CTCCCTAGCTCGTGCCTTGCAGCCCTCCATTTTAATGCAGATGAAGCTCTCAGATGGAAAGGCCCATCGCTTTGAG GTGCCTGTTTCCAAGTTCCAAGAACTCCGATACAACGTTGCGCTTATTCTTAAAGAGATGAACGATCTGGAGAAGAGAAGCGTTTTGAAGATTCAAGATTAA